The following are from one region of the Fusarium verticillioides 7600 chromosome 1, whole genome shotgun sequence genome:
- a CDS encoding O-acetylhomoserine (thiol)-lyase, with translation MAEELSKNFETLQLHAGAEVDPTTKSRAVPIYATTSYVFDDSAHGARLFGLKEFGNIYSRIMNPTVDVFEKRIAALEGGVAALAASSGQAAQFLAISTLAQAGDNIVSTSNLYGGTYNQFKVFFPRLGIKTKFVDGDKPEDIAAAIDDKTKAVYVESIGNPKYNIPDLEAISKAAHEKGVPVIVDNTFGAGGYFIRPIDHGADIVVHSATKWIGGHGTTIGGVVVDSGKFDWGKNAARFPQFHEPSEGYHGLKFYETFGNITFIIRARVEILRDLGSTLNPFAAQQLLLGLETLSLRAERHAQNALALAQYLEKSPYVSWVSYPGLESHPYHETAKKYLKRGFGGVLSFGVKGGGAGSEVVDGFKLISNLANVGDAKTLAIHPWSTTHEQLSDDEKRSSGVTEDLIRISVGIEHIDDIIADFEQSFKAAADATTNGQKKDIPVGDKEAEAPLAP, from the exons atggctgaggaACTTAGCAAGAACTTTGAGACACTGCAGCTTCACGCGGG AGCCGAGGTTGATCCGACCACCAAATCGCGAGCTGTTCCCATTTACGCTACAACC AGCTATGTCTTCGATGACTCTGCTCATGGAGCTAGGCTCTTTGGCCTCAAGGAATTTGGCAACATTTACAGCCGTATCATGAAC CCAACTGTCGATGTCTTCGAGAAGAGAATAGCAGCTCTCGAAGGCGGTGTCGCAGCCCTCGCTGCCTCATCAGGCCAGGCTGCTCAGTTCCTCGCCATCAGCACCCTCGCTCAGGCTGGCGACAACATCGTCTCCACTTCTAACCTCTACGGTGGCACTTACAACCAATTCAAGGTCTTCTTCCCTCGCctgggcatcaagaccaagttcGTCGATGGTGATAAGCCTGAGGACATTGCGGCTGCTATTGATGATAAGACAAAGGCTGTCTATGTTGAGAGTATTGGAAACCCCAAGTATAACATTCCTGATCTGGAGGCTATTTCCAAGGCTGCTCATGAGAAGGGTGTTCCTGTTATT GTCGACAACActtttggtgctggtggctACTTCATCCGCCCTATCGACCATGGTGCTGATATCGTCGTTCACTCTGCCACAAAGTGGATTGGAGGACATGGAACCACAATCGGTGGTGTCGTCGTTGACTCTGGAAAGTTTGATTGGGGCAAGAACGCTGCTCGATTCCCTCAATTCCACGAGCCCTCTGAGGGATACCACGGTCTCAAGTTCTACGAGACCTTTGGCAACATCACTTTCATCATCCGCGCCCGGGTCGAAATCCTCCGTGACCTCGGTTCAACTCTCAACCCCTTTGCTGCTCAGCAACTActcctcggcctcgagaCTCTCAGTCTCCGCGCTGAGCGTCACGCCCAGAACGCTCTCGCCCTTGCTCAatatcttgagaagagcCCCTATGTCAGCTGGGTTTCATACCCTGGTCTCGAGAGCCACCCGTACCACGAGACAGCTAAGAAGTACCTCAAGagaggctttggtggtgttctGAGCTTTGGTGTCAAGGGCGGTGGTGCTGGAagtgaggttgttgatggcttcaagcttaTTTCTAACTTGGCcaatgttggtgatgctaAGACACTTGCTATTCACCCCTGGAGCACCACCCATGAGCAGctctctgatgatgagaagcgcAGCTCCGGTGTCACTGAG GATTTGATCCGAATTTCGGTTGGCATCGAGCACATTGACGATATCATCGCCGACTTTGAACAGTCtttcaaggctgctgctgatgccaccaccaacggTCAGAAGAAGGATATCCCTGTAGGTgacaaggaggctgaagctcCTCTTGCTCCTTAG